A part of Osmerus mordax isolate fOsmMor3 chromosome 10, fOsmMor3.pri, whole genome shotgun sequence genomic DNA contains:
- the fbrs gene encoding autism susceptibility gene 2 protein homolog isoform X6: MDGPSRSGGFRQSRRSRSQRDRERRRRRVDLADQRATSPSSGSDREVCGANSVLGPGGRVCRPAFPGVRHRPPRRRKRESVSCEEDIIDGFAIASFISLEALEMDCSLKPTQRAAMLMGRASKRKRSPEENGRGPLTDAEEGAPPSYSRSFWNRNRKKRRKTNVKCDTESESADKASDNDMDPTFTVSTRKVMEPTPVSMASSMAKGCPPLPARCGLSRLMVTPCVSGLERSQERSLEPPHPEPVSSTSYSFSCLPSHSPATAASRPSHLNGNNGFHQRHEPNPSLSKHKPFLSFPGRPHSIYNMGTSNRSGTSVKPPSSSSASSSLRPPTPSSSMALSLIRGPGSSGSLRPPSRAGSGSMFTSSPGLPPPPPLLQVSAHAAADQDLLRQGLNSHFLASQEREGRRSVPGAETNGGAGRSTPGGPSASSSSSGSSGRTSQAQPSIQPLAFQFHQHNHQHQHTHTHQHFTPFLHPTATAPPLFEKYAGKMEGLYRHTFFPQYPPSVPGIQPVIPPAGPFGSLQGAFQPKPLVPQGTGPEMNARLGVVPHHLQPKDPRLTDPFGTSLKVSNKPGKWCAMHVHVAWMILSHQKKVKLMHADPHKLDFRNELLARLPGAGDPRLGPLGGGLPPAHDLTRPASLFTAPGRHLPSLSGVNPSSSPFIPPSTPHSSFLTPGAHMADPYGRSPPFTPLGALGSSAFGGLGSPTLASSSVFGHKDSPAGVVGGLNNPHDPWNRLHGGPPNFTAGPSWAKGADKRDERDRGKEMERREILHIKDEKDRDNMLYGRPPVRMSPVAPPLKLRSNTPVSHMNGHGGPMAANGPGEDLNRSMSRDRERDRDGDKRPPHTVSSRAPSTSSLAADRDRPRSSSSSVLTTPPPSGPSAPSPLDLYPRQQQPSAAHGHHNESPRPSQRDAGPPASSSASATVTSLSQGKKPDRTTTPVPKPSLLPPVKVKEERKEEPEHIPISLPPPPVPSHNYDRPNSRPHHHRSATPSSSSHSLTPTPGVPLPPPTQHQPSHQPSHQSSHQPSHQPSHHHLSLLERSRAQAAIEAYLGSAAGAGGLVIGPGGERFAAHPHGPPQGHPQHPHGFPSWDPWRELAAQQQQQQRREAMAMRSDPHLALRSDPHLALRSDPHLARLLQHQHAQRFLEAERAAAMAAAVGANPHHPQTSTSSAPTSVRQEFGLMAHHFDRPPHLGPPSGSLMDEEQRAQIMREDFERARYFGMHSHPHLSGAHLQNHSHAAHLEQLHPGLLSHSHLQPGASNPSPHHPGLYSRIGALHPHHMPNGILGKSPAGLVGALSVGGPPPLIPSVASRSATPPRGSRLGPGDLALYSTHKDGESR; the protein is encoded by the exons ATGGACGGTCCGAGTCGAAGCGGTGGGTTTAGACAGAGCCGACGGTCCCGTTCTCAGCGCGACAGAGAACGGCGTAGGAGACGAGTAGACCTCGCTGATCAACGGGCCACATCTCCCTCCTCGGGCTCGGACCGGGAGGTTTGCGGAGCAAACTCTGTTTTAGGTCCCGGGGGTAGAGTATGTCGACCCGCGTTTCCCGGTGTCAGGCACAGGCCTCCGCGGCGGAGGAAGCGAGAATCGGTGTCCTGCGAAGAGGACATCATCGATGGTTTCGCCATTGCCAGCTTCATCAGCTTGGAGGCCTTAGAG aTGGACTGTTCTCTGAAGCCTACCCAGCGTGCCGCGATGCTCATGGGAAGggcgagcaagagaaagaggagcCCGGAGGAGAACGGCAGAGGGCCCCTCACAGACGCCGAGGAGGGGGCCCCACCCAGCTATTCCCGCAGTTTCTGGAACAGGAacagaaagaagagaagaaagacaaATGTGAAG TGTGACACAGAGAGTGAGTCAGCAGATAAG GCATCTGACAATGATATGGATCCGACATTCACTGTCAGTACCAGAAAAG TTATGGAGCCTACCCCTGTGAGCATGGCCTCCTCTATGGCCAAAGGCTGCCCTCCCCTTCCAGCGCGCTGTGGCTTGTCCCGGCTCATGGTCACCCCGTGCGTATCTGGACTCGAGCGCAGTCAGGAGAGGAGCCTGGAGCCGCCTCACCCCGAGCCTGTCTCTTCTACCTCTTACTCCTTTTCCTGCCTGCCTTCTCACTCCCCGGCCACTGCCGCCTCCCGGCCCAGCCACCTCAACGGCAACAACGGCTTCCACCAGCGCCACGAGCCCAACCCCTCGCTCTCCAAACACaagcccttcctctccttccctggaCGGCCCCACTCCATCTACAACATGGGCACCAGCAACAG GAGCGGTACCTCAGTCAAGCCGCCGTCGTCATCCAGTGCATCTTCCTCCTTGCGtccccccacaccctcttcCAGCATGGCCCTGTCCCTCATACGAGGTCCAGGCTCCTCAGGATCTCTGCGCCCCCCCTCACGAGCAGGGTCCGGCTCCATGTTCACTTcctcccccggcctccccccgccgcccccccttCTACAGGTGTCCGCCCACGCAGCTGCAG ACCAGGATTTGCTGCGTCAGGGTCTGAACTCTCACTTCCTCGCCTCTCAAGAGCGAGAGGGCCGGCGCAGTGTCCCCGGGGCGGAGACCAACGGCGGGGCGGGGCGCTCTACCCCTGGTGGGCCGTcagcctccagctccagctccggTTCCTCCGGCAGGACgtcccaggcccagcccagcaTCCAGCCCTTGGCCTTCCAGTTTCATCAGCACAATcaccagcaccagcacacacacacgcaccaacacttCACGCCTTTCTTGCACCCTACAGCAACAGCACCGCCTCTG TTTGAGAAGTATGCTGGCAAGATGGAGGGGCTCTACCGACACACT TTCTTTCCACAGTACCCTCCTTCAGTGCCAGGCATCCAGCCAGTGATCCCCCCTGCTGGGCCCTTCGGCTCTCTGCAAGGAGCCTTCCAGCCTAAG CCTCTTGTCCCCCAGGGAACAGGTCCTGAGATGAACGCTCGGCTGGGAGTTGTGCCTCACCACCTGCAGCCTAAAGACCCGCGG CTAACTGATCCATTTGGGACATCGTTGAAAGTCAGTAAT AAGCCAGGGAAGTGGTGTGCTATGCATGTGCACGTGGCCTGGATGATTCTAAGCCATCAGAAGAAAGTAAAG tTGATGCATGCGGACCCTCACAAGCTGGACTTCCGTAATGAGCTGCTCGCTCGTCTTCCGGGAGCAGGAGACCCCAGACTGggtcctctgggaggggggcttcCCCCTGCCCATGACCTCACCAGGCCTGCCAGCCTCTTCACAGCCCCTGGTAGGCATCTGCCTTCACTAA GTGGAGTCAATCCGTCCTcatctcctttcatccctccatccacgcCCCACTCCTCTTTCCTCACTCCGGGGGCACACATGG cagacccTTACGGCCGCtcaccccccttcacccctctgGGAGCCTTGGGGTCCAGTGCCTTTGGAGGACTGGGCAGCCCCACACTGG CGAGCAGCTCAGTGTTTGGCCACAAGGATTCTCCTGCCGGTGTGGTTGGGGGCCTGAACAACCCTCACGACCCCTGGAATCGCCTGCACGGTGGCCCTCCCAACTTCACCGCAGGGCCGAGCTGGGCCAAAGGGGCTGacaagagggatgagagagacagaggaaaggagatggagaggagagaaatccTTCACATCAAAGACGAAAAAGACAG GGACAACATGCTGTATGGTCGGCCACCAGTGCGAATGTCGCCGGTGGCCCCTCCCTTGAAGCTCCGCAGCAACACTCCCGTCTCCCACATGAATGGGCACGGTGGTCCGATGGCAGCGAACGGGCCTGGCGAGGACTTGAACCGCAGCATGAGCAGGgaccgggagagagacagagacggggaCAAGAGACCTCCCCACACCGTATCATCGAGAGCACCGAGCACTTCCTCTTTGGCAGCGGACCGAGATAGGccacgctcctcctcctcctcggtgctcaccactcccccaccctctgGCCCCTCTGCGCCCTCTCCCCTGGACCTGTACCCCCGACAGCAGCAGCCCTCTGCTGCTCATGGCCACCACAACGaatccccccgtccctcccaaAGAGATGCGGGCCCCCCTGCCTCATCCTCGGCCTCTGCCACTGTCACCTCACTGTCCCAGGGCAAGAAGCCTGACCGGACCACAACCCCCGTCcccaaaccctccctcctccctccagtcaaAGTCAAAGAGGAGCGGAAAGAGGAGCCAGAGCATATCCCCATCTCCCTGCCGCCTCCCCCCGTGCCCAGCCATAACTACGACAGGCCTAACAGCCGCCCACACCACCATCGCTCtgccaccccttcctcctcttctcactcGCTGACGCCCACACCTGGGgtacccctgcctcctcccaccCAACACCAACCCTCACACCAACCCTCACACCAATCCTCACACCAACCCTCACATCAACCCTcacaccaccacctctctctgctgGAGCGCTCCAGGGCTCAGGCCGCCATCGAGGCTTACCTGGGAAGCGCGGCCGGCGCTGGGGGCTTGGTCATTGGTCCAGGAGGGGAACGGTTTGCCGCTCACCCCCATGGCCCGCCCCAGGggcacccccagcacccccatgGCTTCCCCTCATGGGACCCCTGGAGGGAGCTGGCAgctcagcagcagcaacagcagcgtaGGGAAGCTATGGCGATGCGCTCTGACCCCCACCTGGCCCTTCGTTCAGACCCCCACTTGGCCCTACGCTCCGATCCCCACCTGGCTCGGCTGCTCCAGCACCAGCATGCCCAGCGCTTCCTGGAGGCTGAGAGGGCGGCGGCCATGGCGGCCGCAGTCGGGGCCAACCCTCACCACCCCCAGACCTCTACCTCTTCCGCCCCCACCTCCGTACGGCAGGAGTTTGGCCTGATGGCCCATCACTTCGACAGGCCTCCCCACCTGGGACCTCCCAGCGGCAGCCTCATGGATGAGGAGCAGCGAGCCCAAATCATGAGGGAAGACTTTGAGAGGGCACGTTACTTTGGAATGCATTCTCACCCGCACCTCTCCGGCGCCCACCTCCAAAACCACTCTCACGCTGCCCACCTGGAGCAGCTCCACCCTGGcctgctctctcactcccacctCCAGCCCGGAGCTTccaacccctcaccccaccaccCTGGCCTCTACTCTCGCATCGGGGCCCTGCACCCGCACCACATGCCCAACGGCATCCTGGGTAAGTCCCCTGCAGGCCTTGTGGGAGCTTTGTCTGTCGGGGGACCACCGCCCCTGATTCCCTCGGTGGCTAGCAGATCCGCCACCCCTCCTCGCGGCTCCAGACTCGGCCCAGGTGACCTGGCTCTGTACAGCACCCACAAAGATGGGGAATCCAGATAG
- the fbrs gene encoding autism susceptibility gene 2 protein homolog isoform X8, with protein MDGPSRSGGFRQSRRSRSQRDRERRRRRVDLADQRATSPSSGSDREVCGANSVLGPGGRVCRPAFPGVRHRPPRRRKRESVSCEEDIIDGFAIASFISLEALEMDCSLKPTQRAAMLMGRASKRKRSPEENGRGPLTDAEEGAPPSYSRSFWNRNRKKRRKTNVKGGAILLLETGYICDTESESADKASDNDMDPTFTVSTRKVMEPTPVSMASSMAKGCPPLPARCGLSRLMVTPCVSGLERSQERSLEPPHPEPVSSTSYSFSCLPSHSPATAASRPSHLNGNNGFHQRHEPNPSLSKHKPFLSFPGRPHSIYNMGTSNRSGTSVKPPSSSSASSSLRPPTPSSSMALSLIRGPGSSGSLRPPSRAGSGSMFTSSPGLPPPPPLLQVSAHAAAEREGRRSVPGAETNGGAGRSTPGGPSASSSSSGSSGRTSQAQPSIQPLAFQFHQHNHQHQHTHTHQHFTPFLHPTATAPPLFEKYAGKMEGLYRHTFFPQYPPSVPGIQPVIPPAGPFGSLQGAFQPKPLVPQGTGPEMNARLGVVPHHLQPKDPRLTDPFGTSLKVSNKPGKWCAMHVHVAWMILSHQKKVKLMHADPHKLDFRNELLARLPGAGDPRLGPLGGGLPPAHDLTRPASLFTAPGRHLPSLSGVNPSSSPFIPPSTPHSSFLTPGAHMADPYGRSPPFTPLGALGSSAFGGLGSPTLASSSVFGHKDSPAGVVGGLNNPHDPWNRLHGGPPNFTAGPSWAKGADKRDERDRGKEMERREILHIKDEKDRDNMLYGRPPVRMSPVAPPLKLRSNTPVSHMNGHGGPMAANGPGEDLNRSMSRDRERDRDGDKRPPHTVSSRAPSTSSLAADRDRPRSSSSSVLTTPPPSGPSAPSPLDLYPRQQQPSAAHGHHNESPRPSQRDAGPPASSSASATVTSLSQGKKPDRTTTPVPKPSLLPPVKVKEERKEEPEHIPISLPPPPVPSHNYDRPNSRPHHHRSATPSSSSHSLTPTPGVPLPPPTQHQPSHQPSHQSSHQPSHQPSHHHLSLLERSRAQAAIEAYLGSAAGAGGLVIGPGGERFAAHPHGPPQGHPQHPHGFPSWDPWRELAAQQQQQQRREAMAMRSDPHLALRSDPHLALRSDPHLARLLQHQHAQRFLEAERAAAMAAAVGANPHHPQTSTSSAPTSVRQEFGLMAHHFDRPPHLGPPSGSLMDEEQRAQIMREDFERARYFGMHSHPHLSGAHLQNHSHAAHLEQLHPGLLSHSHLQPGASNPSPHHPGLYSRIGALHPHHMPNGILGKSPAGLVGALSVGGPPPLIPSVASRSATPPRGSRLGPGDLALYSTHKDGESR; from the exons ATGGACGGTCCGAGTCGAAGCGGTGGGTTTAGACAGAGCCGACGGTCCCGTTCTCAGCGCGACAGAGAACGGCGTAGGAGACGAGTAGACCTCGCTGATCAACGGGCCACATCTCCCTCCTCGGGCTCGGACCGGGAGGTTTGCGGAGCAAACTCTGTTTTAGGTCCCGGGGGTAGAGTATGTCGACCCGCGTTTCCCGGTGTCAGGCACAGGCCTCCGCGGCGGAGGAAGCGAGAATCGGTGTCCTGCGAAGAGGACATCATCGATGGTTTCGCCATTGCCAGCTTCATCAGCTTGGAGGCCTTAGAG aTGGACTGTTCTCTGAAGCCTACCCAGCGTGCCGCGATGCTCATGGGAAGggcgagcaagagaaagaggagcCCGGAGGAGAACGGCAGAGGGCCCCTCACAGACGCCGAGGAGGGGGCCCCACCCAGCTATTCCCGCAGTTTCTGGAACAGGAacagaaagaagagaagaaagacaaATGTGAAG GGTGGAGCGATTCTGCTCTTGGAGACTGGCTACATT TGTGACACAGAGAGTGAGTCAGCAGATAAG GCATCTGACAATGATATGGATCCGACATTCACTGTCAGTACCAGAAAAG TTATGGAGCCTACCCCTGTGAGCATGGCCTCCTCTATGGCCAAAGGCTGCCCTCCCCTTCCAGCGCGCTGTGGCTTGTCCCGGCTCATGGTCACCCCGTGCGTATCTGGACTCGAGCGCAGTCAGGAGAGGAGCCTGGAGCCGCCTCACCCCGAGCCTGTCTCTTCTACCTCTTACTCCTTTTCCTGCCTGCCTTCTCACTCCCCGGCCACTGCCGCCTCCCGGCCCAGCCACCTCAACGGCAACAACGGCTTCCACCAGCGCCACGAGCCCAACCCCTCGCTCTCCAAACACaagcccttcctctccttccctggaCGGCCCCACTCCATCTACAACATGGGCACCAGCAACAG GAGCGGTACCTCAGTCAAGCCGCCGTCGTCATCCAGTGCATCTTCCTCCTTGCGtccccccacaccctcttcCAGCATGGCCCTGTCCCTCATACGAGGTCCAGGCTCCTCAGGATCTCTGCGCCCCCCCTCACGAGCAGGGTCCGGCTCCATGTTCACTTcctcccccggcctccccccgccgcccccccttCTACAGGTGTCCGCCCACGCAGCTGCAG AGCGAGAGGGCCGGCGCAGTGTCCCCGGGGCGGAGACCAACGGCGGGGCGGGGCGCTCTACCCCTGGTGGGCCGTcagcctccagctccagctccggTTCCTCCGGCAGGACgtcccaggcccagcccagcaTCCAGCCCTTGGCCTTCCAGTTTCATCAGCACAATcaccagcaccagcacacacacacgcaccaacacttCACGCCTTTCTTGCACCCTACAGCAACAGCACCGCCTCTG TTTGAGAAGTATGCTGGCAAGATGGAGGGGCTCTACCGACACACT TTCTTTCCACAGTACCCTCCTTCAGTGCCAGGCATCCAGCCAGTGATCCCCCCTGCTGGGCCCTTCGGCTCTCTGCAAGGAGCCTTCCAGCCTAAG CCTCTTGTCCCCCAGGGAACAGGTCCTGAGATGAACGCTCGGCTGGGAGTTGTGCCTCACCACCTGCAGCCTAAAGACCCGCGG CTAACTGATCCATTTGGGACATCGTTGAAAGTCAGTAAT AAGCCAGGGAAGTGGTGTGCTATGCATGTGCACGTGGCCTGGATGATTCTAAGCCATCAGAAGAAAGTAAAG tTGATGCATGCGGACCCTCACAAGCTGGACTTCCGTAATGAGCTGCTCGCTCGTCTTCCGGGAGCAGGAGACCCCAGACTGggtcctctgggaggggggcttcCCCCTGCCCATGACCTCACCAGGCCTGCCAGCCTCTTCACAGCCCCTGGTAGGCATCTGCCTTCACTAA GTGGAGTCAATCCGTCCTcatctcctttcatccctccatccacgcCCCACTCCTCTTTCCTCACTCCGGGGGCACACATGG cagacccTTACGGCCGCtcaccccccttcacccctctgGGAGCCTTGGGGTCCAGTGCCTTTGGAGGACTGGGCAGCCCCACACTGG CGAGCAGCTCAGTGTTTGGCCACAAGGATTCTCCTGCCGGTGTGGTTGGGGGCCTGAACAACCCTCACGACCCCTGGAATCGCCTGCACGGTGGCCCTCCCAACTTCACCGCAGGGCCGAGCTGGGCCAAAGGGGCTGacaagagggatgagagagacagaggaaaggagatggagaggagagaaatccTTCACATCAAAGACGAAAAAGACAG GGACAACATGCTGTATGGTCGGCCACCAGTGCGAATGTCGCCGGTGGCCCCTCCCTTGAAGCTCCGCAGCAACACTCCCGTCTCCCACATGAATGGGCACGGTGGTCCGATGGCAGCGAACGGGCCTGGCGAGGACTTGAACCGCAGCATGAGCAGGgaccgggagagagacagagacggggaCAAGAGACCTCCCCACACCGTATCATCGAGAGCACCGAGCACTTCCTCTTTGGCAGCGGACCGAGATAGGccacgctcctcctcctcctcggtgctcaccactcccccaccctctgGCCCCTCTGCGCCCTCTCCCCTGGACCTGTACCCCCGACAGCAGCAGCCCTCTGCTGCTCATGGCCACCACAACGaatccccccgtccctcccaaAGAGATGCGGGCCCCCCTGCCTCATCCTCGGCCTCTGCCACTGTCACCTCACTGTCCCAGGGCAAGAAGCCTGACCGGACCACAACCCCCGTCcccaaaccctccctcctccctccagtcaaAGTCAAAGAGGAGCGGAAAGAGGAGCCAGAGCATATCCCCATCTCCCTGCCGCCTCCCCCCGTGCCCAGCCATAACTACGACAGGCCTAACAGCCGCCCACACCACCATCGCTCtgccaccccttcctcctcttctcactcGCTGACGCCCACACCTGGGgtacccctgcctcctcccaccCAACACCAACCCTCACACCAACCCTCACACCAATCCTCACACCAACCCTCACATCAACCCTcacaccaccacctctctctgctgGAGCGCTCCAGGGCTCAGGCCGCCATCGAGGCTTACCTGGGAAGCGCGGCCGGCGCTGGGGGCTTGGTCATTGGTCCAGGAGGGGAACGGTTTGCCGCTCACCCCCATGGCCCGCCCCAGGggcacccccagcacccccatgGCTTCCCCTCATGGGACCCCTGGAGGGAGCTGGCAgctcagcagcagcaacagcagcgtaGGGAAGCTATGGCGATGCGCTCTGACCCCCACCTGGCCCTTCGTTCAGACCCCCACTTGGCCCTACGCTCCGATCCCCACCTGGCTCGGCTGCTCCAGCACCAGCATGCCCAGCGCTTCCTGGAGGCTGAGAGGGCGGCGGCCATGGCGGCCGCAGTCGGGGCCAACCCTCACCACCCCCAGACCTCTACCTCTTCCGCCCCCACCTCCGTACGGCAGGAGTTTGGCCTGATGGCCCATCACTTCGACAGGCCTCCCCACCTGGGACCTCCCAGCGGCAGCCTCATGGATGAGGAGCAGCGAGCCCAAATCATGAGGGAAGACTTTGAGAGGGCACGTTACTTTGGAATGCATTCTCACCCGCACCTCTCCGGCGCCCACCTCCAAAACCACTCTCACGCTGCCCACCTGGAGCAGCTCCACCCTGGcctgctctctcactcccacctCCAGCCCGGAGCTTccaacccctcaccccaccaccCTGGCCTCTACTCTCGCATCGGGGCCCTGCACCCGCACCACATGCCCAACGGCATCCTGGGTAAGTCCCCTGCAGGCCTTGTGGGAGCTTTGTCTGTCGGGGGACCACCGCCCCTGATTCCCTCGGTGGCTAGCAGATCCGCCACCCCTCCTCGCGGCTCCAGACTCGGCCCAGGTGACCTGGCTCTGTACAGCACCCACAAAGATGGGGAATCCAGATAG